In Blastopirellula sp. J2-11, a single genomic region encodes these proteins:
- a CDS encoding PepSY-associated TM helix domain-containing protein, whose product MNTREAPPKRPWPDYRAVWRWHFYAGLFCIPVLLVLSISGTIYLFKPQIEAWLDRPFDQLAVTENAQPISTQIETTLSALPGSKFHSLELPSADSMATRILVTQQGERIRCYVDPASGQLLHQTPEADRFIAIVRRLHGELFLGSRGSYLVELTACWTIVLIFTGLYLWWPRKWSGFGGVLFPRLTSGKKIFWRDIHSVSGIWISGFAIVLILSGLPWSSFWGNYFRTARQWTGTAIARQDWQISRSRKEPSIEKKPPLDFKSIDPIVASVQTLHLPAPVIISPPRGGSADWKVQSMTQNRPYRVDLTMNGESGEVTSRKDFADRHAIDQVVGVGIALHEGQLFGWPNQLLGVITTSGLILLSASGVILWWRRRDRGVLGAPSVGAAPRLSIGLIAIVLGLAIYLPLFGASLLAVCLAERLLLRRIPSIRGWLGLRNLHTPEVAPQ is encoded by the coding sequence ATGAATACTCGTGAAGCGCCGCCTAAGCGGCCTTGGCCTGACTACCGCGCCGTATGGCGTTGGCACTTTTATGCAGGCCTATTTTGCATTCCCGTTTTGCTCGTGCTGTCGATCAGCGGCACGATCTATTTGTTCAAGCCGCAAATCGAAGCTTGGCTTGACCGACCATTCGATCAATTAGCGGTCACCGAAAATGCACAGCCGATTTCGACGCAAATCGAAACGACGCTGTCGGCTTTGCCAGGCTCCAAGTTCCATTCGCTAGAGTTGCCGTCGGCGGACAGTATGGCGACTCGGATCTTGGTCACGCAACAAGGTGAACGGATTCGCTGCTATGTCGATCCAGCCAGTGGACAATTGCTGCATCAAACGCCAGAGGCGGATCGTTTCATTGCGATCGTGCGCCGATTGCATGGAGAGTTGTTTCTTGGTAGCCGCGGCTCGTACCTAGTCGAACTGACCGCTTGCTGGACCATCGTCTTAATCTTCACCGGTCTCTACCTGTGGTGGCCCCGCAAATGGAGCGGATTTGGAGGAGTCCTCTTTCCGCGATTGACCAGCGGCAAGAAAATCTTCTGGCGCGACATCCACAGCGTCTCAGGAATCTGGATCTCTGGGTTCGCGATCGTGTTGATTCTCTCCGGCCTCCCTTGGTCCAGCTTTTGGGGAAACTACTTCCGCACCGCACGACAGTGGACCGGAACGGCCATCGCACGCCAGGATTGGCAGATCAGTCGCTCTCGAAAAGAGCCGTCAATCGAGAAGAAACCGCCGCTGGATTTCAAGTCGATTGATCCAATCGTCGCTTCAGTCCAAACACTTCACTTACCTGCGCCTGTCATTATCTCGCCGCCGCGTGGCGGCTCCGCTGACTGGAAGGTGCAGTCAATGACGCAAAATCGTCCCTATCGTGTTGATTTGACGATGAACGGCGAGAGCGGCGAAGTGACCAGCCGAAAAGACTTTGCCGATCGTCACGCGATCGATCAAGTCGTAGGCGTCGGCATCGCGTTGCACGAAGGCCAACTGTTTGGTTGGCCCAATCAACTGCTAGGAGTCATCACGACCAGCGGGCTCATCCTGCTTAGCGCTAGCGGCGTCATCTTGTGGTGGCGACGGCGCGATCGCGGCGTCTTGGGCGCTCCTAGCGTTGGCGCCGCACCTCGGCTGTCGATTGGATTGATCGCGATCGTCCTTGGCCTGGCGATTTATCTCCCTCTGTTCGGCGCTTCACTTTTAGCCGTTTGCCTGGCCGAACGTCTTTTGCTGCGTCGCATCCCCAGCATCCGCGGTTGGCTTGGATTACGAAATTTGCATACGCCGGAGGTCGCACCTCAATGA
- a CDS encoding DUF1559 domain-containing protein: protein MKIRHAFTLVELLVVIAIIGVLIALLLPAVQQAREAARRMSCTNNLKQLGLGLHNYESTFTVFPMMGTVDVDFSVQARLLPFVEQGNLQDQLDFSQAAFTGGWSGKSPSPAFVTAFETPLELFLCPSDPAPSQTTANGYTYGGNNYMVSFGSGTGTNYDLKKKTDGIVYENSAVGFRDMTDGTSNTVVISETVRSVGPDMTLAAGETPPFPYQFTLNGSSGVDSGSQPGQGMTASGGSWSGYTNGDGVIFNPDLSSFWTDFTSWRGGESSAIRGRGMSWAFCGAINSLTNGFHTPNSRIPDIVTHWTGYFAPRSFHPGGANVTLGDGSVRFLPNTIDLTTHRGLHSTNGGEVLDEF, encoded by the coding sequence ATGAAAATACGTCACGCTTTTACCTTGGTCGAATTGCTGGTGGTGATCGCCATCATCGGCGTTTTGATCGCATTGCTATTGCCGGCCGTGCAACAGGCCCGCGAAGCGGCAAGACGCATGTCTTGCACCAACAACCTAAAGCAGTTGGGACTGGGGCTGCACAACTACGAATCGACGTTTACGGTCTTTCCCATGATGGGAACAGTCGATGTCGATTTTTCAGTACAAGCCCGCCTGCTTCCTTTTGTCGAACAGGGCAACCTGCAAGACCAACTTGATTTCTCGCAAGCTGCATTCACCGGAGGTTGGAGCGGCAAATCGCCATCTCCGGCGTTCGTCACCGCATTTGAAACTCCGCTAGAATTGTTTCTCTGTCCCAGTGATCCGGCGCCGTCGCAAACCACGGCGAACGGATACACCTACGGGGGCAACAACTACATGGTCAGTTTCGGCAGCGGAACCGGGACCAACTATGATTTAAAGAAGAAGACCGACGGTATCGTTTACGAGAATTCGGCCGTTGGTTTTCGGGACATGACCGATGGAACATCCAACACGGTCGTGATCAGCGAAACGGTCCGCAGCGTCGGTCCCGATATGACGCTCGCCGCTGGGGAGACGCCTCCTTTTCCCTATCAGTTCACGCTGAACGGATCTTCCGGCGTTGACTCGGGCTCGCAGCCGGGCCAGGGAATGACCGCTTCCGGTGGAAGCTGGAGCGGCTATACCAACGGCGACGGCGTGATCTTCAATCCGGATCTCTCCAGCTTCTGGACCGATTTTACTTCTTGGCGCGGCGGCGAAAGTTCGGCGATCCGCGGACGTGGGATGTCATGGGCGTTTTGCGGAGCGATTAACTCGCTCACCAACGGGTTTCATACGCCCAACAGCCGTATTCCTGACATCGTGACGCATTGGACCGGCTACTTCGCACCGCGCAGTTTCCACCCCGGCGGCGCGAATGTCACGCTCGGCGACGGATCGGTTCGTTTCCTCCCCAACACGATCGACCTGACAACGCACCGCGGGCTGCATAGCACCAACGGCGGCGAAGTTCTCGACGAATTCTAG
- a CDS encoding carboxypeptidase-like regulatory domain-containing protein, whose product MNRLNLILTLSAFLLPLSVGCGPKPVTGGTSGTLLTSGNPLGEMQVNVYRSDAADKPLGFGVTAADGSFELVQPAAVGPLQLEPGKYRFTVESVGSPVVLPKKYASSKTTPLEVDLQPDQPLELDIPGLKLPK is encoded by the coding sequence ATGAACCGCTTGAATCTAATCCTGACCTTGTCCGCATTTTTGCTGCCGCTCAGCGTTGGTTGCGGTCCGAAGCCGGTCACCGGCGGAACTTCCGGCACGCTCCTAACCAGCGGAAATCCGCTTGGCGAGATGCAAGTAAACGTCTATCGGTCCGATGCAGCCGACAAGCCGCTCGGTTTTGGCGTTACAGCCGCCGATGGTTCGTTTGAATTGGTTCAGCCGGCGGCGGTGGGGCCACTGCAGTTGGAGCCCGGCAAGTACCGGTTCACTGTCGAGTCGGTCGGTTCGCCGGTCGTCTTGCCCAAAAAGTACGCCAGCAGCAAAACGACGCCGCTGGAAGTCGACTTGCAGCCCGACCAGCCGCTGGAGCTTGATATTCCCGGGCTGAAACTACCGAAATAA
- a CDS encoding dihydrodipicolinate synthase family protein, translated as MSNQARLAGIFTPNIVPLDARGDINEPELRRYVDWLIERGVHGLYPNGSTGEFLRFTAEERRRIIEIMADQTAGRVPILAGAAEANVRETIKACENYYEYGCRAVAIVSPFYYKLSPAGVYAYFKEIGDNTPIDVTLYNIPMFASPIDVPTVQRLAEECPRVIAIKDSSGDLPHMMRMIAAVRPLRPDFGFMTGWDAALMPMMLIGCDGGTNATSGVVPEITRKLYDLTKAGRLEEACDLQYRLLKLFDAMLYNSEFPEGFRAALALRGFQPGQGRQPQSDSQLLAIDELKRELQCLLAAEGYVDEPVGGCAIKEEVDSDEVARIVQNVVGELKRRGLA; from the coding sequence ATGTCGAATCAAGCCCGTCTCGCAGGTATTTTTACTCCCAATATTGTCCCGCTGGATGCTCGCGGAGATATCAACGAGCCGGAACTGCGGCGCTACGTCGATTGGCTGATCGAACGCGGCGTGCATGGGCTCTACCCCAATGGATCGACCGGCGAGTTCCTTCGCTTTACTGCCGAAGAACGACGACGGATCATCGAGATCATGGCCGATCAGACCGCTGGTCGCGTGCCGATCTTGGCCGGCGCCGCCGAGGCGAACGTCCGTGAAACGATCAAAGCCTGCGAAAATTATTATGAGTATGGCTGCCGCGCCGTCGCGATTGTGTCGCCATTTTACTACAAACTGAGCCCGGCCGGCGTTTACGCCTACTTCAAAGAGATCGGTGACAACACGCCGATCGACGTCACGCTCTACAACATTCCGATGTTCGCGTCGCCGATCGATGTGCCGACGGTGCAACGTTTGGCCGAAGAGTGCCCGCGGGTGATTGCGATCAAAGATTCGTCAGGCGATTTGCCTCACATGATGCGCATGATTGCGGCCGTTCGCCCGCTGCGTCCTGATTTTGGTTTTATGACCGGTTGGGACGCCGCGCTGATGCCGATGATGTTGATCGGTTGCGACGGCGGAACCAATGCGACCAGCGGCGTCGTGCCGGAAATTACCCGCAAGCTGTATGACCTGACCAAAGCCGGACGCTTGGAGGAAGCTTGCGATTTGCAGTACCGACTGCTCAAACTGTTTGATGCGATGCTCTACAACAGTGAATTTCCGGAAGGTTTTCGCGCGGCGCTGGCGCTGCGTGGATTTCAACCAGGGCAAGGGCGTCAGCCGCAGTCGGACAGTCAGCTCTTGGCAATTGATGAACTGAAACGCGAACTGCAATGTTTGTTGGCGGCCGAAGGCTACGTCGACGAACCAGTCGGCGGTTGTGCTATCAAAGAAGAAGTCGACTCGGACGAAGTGGCCCGCATTGTGCAAAACGTCGTCGGCGAACTAAAGCGTCGCGGATTGGCGTAA